A section of the Oncorhynchus gorbuscha isolate QuinsamMale2020 ecotype Even-year unplaced genomic scaffold, OgorEven_v1.0 Un_scaffold_2455, whole genome shotgun sequence genome encodes:
- the LOC124025810 gene encoding serum paraoxonase/arylesterase 2-like, translating to MPSFSDDPGKIYTLDLLDPRLIPVELTIKGDLDQDSFNPHGISVYIDETDKTIHLFVVNHPQHYTSQVEIFLFVEEDNTIVHLKTIKHDLLHSVNDIVAVGVESFYATNDHSYPSAVLHMLAVILGLPWADVVYYSPGGVKAVGHGFLSANGINMSPDKRYLYVSAILDHEIAVFEIKKNKDLVHVKSVAVGSLCDNIEVDHVTGDIWLGCHPNGAKVAVYDPEDLPGSEVIRIQDIHYEKPVVTQVYADDGSVLIGSSVAAPYEGKLLIGTVYHKALVCDLK from the exons ATGCCCTCCTTCTCTGATGACCCAGGGAAGATCTATACCCTGGACCTGTTGGACcccagactcatccctgtggagCTGACAATCAAAGGAGACCTGGACCAGGACTCCTTCAACCCCCATGGAATCAGTGTCTACATTGACGAGACAG ATAAAACCATCCATCTGTTTGTTGTCAATCACCCTCAACATTACACGAGCCAGGTAGAGATCTTTCTATTTGTCGAAGAGGACAACACCATTGTGCACCTGAAAACTATAAAGCATGATCTCCTTCATAG TGTGAATGACATTGTGGCTGTGGGAGTGGAGAGCTTCTATGCCACCAACGATCACTCCTATCCCAGTGCAGTGCTACACATGCTGGCTGTGATCCTGGGTCTACCCTGGGCTGACGTGGTTTACTACAGCCCTGGAGGAGTGAAGGCAGTGGGCCATGGCTTCCTATCTGCAAACGGCATCAACATGTCACCCGACAAAAG GTATCTATACGTGTCTGCTATTTTGGACCATGAGATTGCTGTTTTTGAGATAAAGAAAAATAAAGACTTGGTACATGTCAAG TCTGTAGCCGTTGGGTCTCTCTGTGACAACATCGAGGTGGACCATGTAACAGGTGACATTTGGCTGGGTTGTCACCCTAATGGAGCAAAGGTAGCAGTATATGACCCTGAGGATCTACCTGGATCTGAG GTCATTAGGATTCAGGACATCCACTATGAGAAGCCAGTGGTGACTCAGGTCTATGCTGATGATGGCAGTGTGCTCATAGGATCCTCTGTAGCAGCTCCCTATGAAGGAAAGCTTCTCATAGGAACAGTCTACCACAAAGCCCTGGTCTGTGATCTGAAGTAG